The Alnus glutinosa chromosome 10, dhAlnGlut1.1, whole genome shotgun sequence DNA window aaagaaaagaaagtttaGTGGGTAATTATACCTCAAGTTTTTTGgacacttttatttttattttttgctttgttgttttgttcTGACTACAAGTATtatttttgttgctttgttttgcAAAGCATACACGAATTCAAACTTCAGCCAGaacaataatgataaaaaatgtTCATGGAAGTTTTTAcactaatttgtttttatgtttattattaaataataaaaaatgtttatgtaagtttttatatttaaatattaattatttgttatgaaaatattaatttatatgtGTATTAACAGTAGCGaagctaaaattttaaatgagggagtctagaatttttttttcgatgaataaataaaaacagttcaacaaaaattaattaaaatttttttttcatattgtatttgtaaaaaattatgatcAAGTGTTTGACGAGGTCTTTTTTATAGATATGTATTTTAAATGttgtttagaatttgattgtagttcaattgaattattattctCCATAATCTCAagcaactacaattatatatattatataattaaaatatgaaacaaaaattatatgtttataaacaattaaataaaaaaaaaaatttaaacaaaaataaataaataaataaaataatttaaatataaaaatttaaattttaatccatataaaagTATATTACATACCTAAAGGCTAAATTatgtttagaaaatattttgaacGGTTTGAATGCTTTCAGTCGGAAGAAATACCTAACAACATCAGTGTTTATTTTTCAAGCCACGACTCACAAGATCTGAAGAGTGAAGGCCGAAGCTATAGAAAAACAAACGTATTTTATGATTTGACATTCAATCTATGACACCATTGACACGCATAGTTACACACCGGCACACGGCTCCACACAGCTTTGAGAATCtgaataacaatttttttttagacttcAAGCGCTAGCTGTAATCTGTAGCCCCACTCCACTGCTTGTTAATTGTTTATTATGGTTAATTAGATCTCAGTCCAAGATCTTTAAACTACAGtaaattactttttacatttttttttgtgagtgattactttttacttttggTTTTATGATTTAAGTCTCCAAAAGGGCACCACTGCATGTTAGACTTAGATCTCTTCTGATGATTTTTTGATCCAATCCGTCCTTGTCCAGTTGTCCTTGTAGCCGCAGTCTCAAGTTTATAGAGTTGTAGACTTGGCTGCTGAGTAATGAGTCTTGACTCTTTGTAGACTTAATTTGACGGTGCGTTTTGATCCTTATGgagacaaggaaaaaaaaatgttgcctTGTCACTTGTCAGCTTGTCCTCCACCTTCATCCGGACGCTTCTTCAACCTCTCGActctgtatttattttttttgccttaCAGAAATGAAAAACGTTTCAGTTAagacagacaaaaaaaaaaaaaaaaaaaaaaaccacggcAATAAGTGGGCAAGTTTGCCCCTGATGTATTGTTAAGGGGGGGCAGTCCAGGGGCATCAACACTACCGGCAAAATTTTCAGGAGGACCAGGATTACGTTTCTGTGTTTTACTTCCTTATTTCACACTTCTactgttcatgtgtttagaagTTTCAGAGATATTAGGGATTAAGACCAAGGAAGACGACAATGACGTGGACACTTCCAAGTCTTTTATCAAAACGTTGTGTTTAAGTAAAATATAAACGCTGCGTTTATTTGAACAAAAAGGCTGAGATGGCTTCTTAGGTGTGCGTGTAGACGTGTAGTAGATTCTTCAGAGTTACAAAACTGCGTCGTTTCTTTAGGATTTTATACTTTAGCCGTTTATTAGAGTATTGAGTAACTTGAGTTAAGTTGCTCAGTTACgtgttgatttttttgtttcttcttcttttttttttttttttttttttttttttttttttttttttttttttttttttaatgagagtTGCGTTATAAAAACGCATGCAGTttgttgatttgattttttatttatttattaatctgatttttttttaagggtatttATTTGTCTGATTAATGTcgatatatgcatatataagaatttaaaacgtaaattattattattattatttttttattattttctaagcaAACAtaagggaaaaagggaaagtGAAAAAACCTAAACTAAGATGCGATTTGActtttacaaaatttgaaacaaGTTCAGTTCAAGAATATACCAGTTCGGCAGTCCAACTGTGATTTTAGAATTGCTATCTGTAAGATTCAGTCAacctaaatttttctttttcaaaccgttaaataattcaaataaaGTGTTTAgagcggaaaaaaaaaatgactaaaatagtGCAAAAAGGCAATACTTTTTCTGACTATTTATATTTGTTGAAAATTCCAAGCatgtaatcaaattttaaaaataattaatttttaaatttattattaaataataaaaatgtctacataagcttttatatttatatagttCAACCAAATTAATTGCTTgtgaatgtgtgtgtgtgtgtgtatatatatatatttcacccatttttgttcaactttactttttaattttgaccCCCTGAACTAAAATTCTGGCTCCGCTACTATCTGgggcatagaaaaaaaaaattaaaccaaggGTAAGGAGATTTTTTAGGAAGTGAGGAagggcatttgacccctctcgacccaTTCCTTCCACCCTTGTGTATAATAtatagttaaatattttttaaaattgtataaagtataaaattatagttATTTGAGAAAAACAATAATGATTTCACTGAGttccaattaaattttaaatgagctcGTGTCATGATAGATATaacaaatatgaaatatgaAAACTTGTCAAAGAAAATTGAATAATTAACATTAGgcgtgacaaaataaattgtggCTTATTACCACTAGGCCTCAAGTTATATCGATcttgttatatttttattgcGCTTCTTAACTTAAAATTAAGCCAATTCCTTAATATTAATCTCATATTTTAGCATAATCATTGAAGTCATACACAATAGTCTATCATGTGGGTAATGTTGAGTATCTTTAATAATACCATTATCATATTTCTTTTATCTGAACTCTTTGTTGCTCACTTTAGATAAAtcatttttgtataacttttaaATGCTGGTTTATTAATTCTTATGCATTTGATGTAGTTAAGAGATGAACAAGAGTTGGATGACAAAGAATAAATGGTCGGAAAAGTATGTTAGAGGGGTTAATGAGTTTTTGGAGTTCGCATTTAACAACGGGGCTATTAATGGTACGATTCGTTGCCCATGTACGAGGTGTGCCAATGGCACCTCGTGGGTACGGGGTATGGTATATGCACATTTGATAAATTATGGGATTTGTCAGGGTTACACTTGTTGGTATGCTCATGGGGAACAACTTGGAGCTATTTCTAGTCAGGCTACTAACACCCCTATTCATTGGGAGCCAATACATGACAGTTCTAGCGGGATGCGTGACATGTTGCATGAGGTTTTTCCCACTCATGATCTCGAACAAGATCCTGGTTTGAGTCAATGCCCTATATCAGAAATGGGTGATGAAACTGAAGGTGTATACGAAGATCGACAAGGTGCCAGTGAAGGGACTCAAAAGTTTTATAATTTCCTGAATGATGCCAACAAGCCATTATATGAAGGGTGCACTGAATATACTAAGTTTTCCGCTATTGTAGACTTGTATAATTTAAAGTGTATGGGTGGATGGTCTAATAACTCTTTTACATAGTTGCTTGAAATACTGAATAAAATGCTTCCATCGGATGCCTCGTTACCAAAGAATACATATGAGGTTAAAAAGTACATGAGGAAGTTAGGGCTTGgatatgagaagattccggttTGTGTTAATGGTTGCATGTTGTTTTGGAAGGACAACGAGAATGCGGAAAACTGTAAAGTGTGTGGAAAGTCAAAGTGGAACCAGAATAAAGATGGGGTTGAGTCATcacaaaaattgaagagaaaaccaaagaagGTATTGCGGTGGTTTCCTTTGAAATCAAGATTGCAAAGGCTATTCATGTCATCGAAAACCGCTTTACATATGAAGTGGCATGCTGAGAAGCGTACGGATGACGGTATATTAAGGCATCTGGCTGATGCCTTAGCTTGGAAGGCATTTGATTCAAAGTACCCAGATTTTGCTTCTGACTCGCGCAATGTTAGGCTTGGGTTAGCgacagatggatttaatccgtTTGGCAACATGAGCACTAGTTACAGTACTTGGCCAGTTATATTGGTACCGTATAATTttcctccttggatgtgcatgaaacaatcATCTTTAATGTTgtcagggacggagggaggggggggctggcaggggccatgcccccccccccccccccccccccccccccccaaatttcctaaaaaaaaaaattttaaggtgagaaaaaaaaataatctaaaaaattaaaaaatttaaggtaaaaaagaaaatttagcttatttggccCCTACCCAAAAAAAGTTTTCGGTCATTGGCCCCTGCCcttaagaacttctggctccgtccctgaatGTTGTCGTTGCTTATTCCAGGTCGAAAATCGCCCTCTTTCAAAATAGATGTGTACCTAGAGCCTCTAATATCAGAGTTGAAGGAATTATGGGATGTTGGAGAACCAACCTATGATGTATCCTCTAATCAGACATTTACAATACATGCTGctttgatgtggacgataaatgaTTTTCCTGCGTATGGTGATGTGTCTGGGTGGAGTACAAAAGGACGTTTTGCATGTCCATGTTGTATGGGTAATACAAAGTCTGAGTGGTTAAAATATGGGaataaattttgctatatgggacATAGACGATTCTTGCCAATGGATCATAGGTGGGTGGAGAAAGGAAGCAAGGTCATTTGATGGTACCCAAGAATTAGATCATCCGCCTCCTATGCCAACTGGTGATGAAATATGGAGACAAGTTCAGGGCATTGACAGTGTCATTGAGGCTATTAGGAAAAGACCAAATATTGTTCAAGTGGATTGTGATAAGCAATTGATATGGAAGAAGCAGAGTATTTTATTCACATTACCTTATTGGAAAAATAATATGTTGCGTCACAATCTTGATGTgatgcacatagaaaaaaatgtgGTCGACAATATTATTGGCACGTTATTGAACATGGAAAAATAAAACGAAGATAACTTAAAAGCACGTcttgacttaaaaaaaatgggtttgagACCTGAACTTCACCCAGTTCCCAAAGCTGCAAACAAGACATATTTGCCGGCAGCTTGTTTTACAATGACtaagaaggagaaaaaggacTTCTTGAAGGTTATACAAAATGTAAAAGTGCCTGATGGATATGCTTCAAACGTTTCACGTTGTGCCAAAGTTGAAGAATGTAGTCTTGTGGGTTTGAAGAGTCATGATAGTCACATTCTAATGCAACAACTTATGCCAATTGCTTTACGTGGATCCTTAACGAAGAAGGTTGTGGAACCTTTGATTGCGTTGTCTGGCTTCTTTAAAGAGATTTGTTCCAAAACGCTACGATTAGAAGATTTGGATCGACTTGAGTCCTGAATCCCTTACATATTATGCCAATTGGAAAGGATCTTCCCACCCGGATTTTTCACAGTAATGGTGCACCTCCTCGTACACTTGGCTACTGAATGTAAGCTAGGTGGACCTGTTCACTATCGATGGATGTATCCGTTTGAGAGGTATGACATTATTATATCGCAATCTAACATTCTATTGTGCTTTTATTTGACATGATACTTATATACTTCATACAATATAGGTGCTTACGTAGATATAAGGATTACGTACGCAATAAAGCTGCACCTAAAGGTTCTATTGCTGAAGGGTATGAAGTTGAGGAATTACTGACTTTTTGTTCGCGCTATTTGGAATCCTCGCAAACGGTATTCAATAGACCACTCAGAAACCCTGAAGATGCTAGAGGAGAGGTCAAGAGTGTTAGTCTTGATGAAAAATCGTGGGTTCAAGCACATCGATATATACTCTTCAACTCTGATGATTTCATTCCATTTCGCACgtgagttgttttttttttttatttgtacacTTTAAAGAATCTTTAAATGATGACGATGTAATTGTAACATGACTTTGTGGCACTTCCCACAAATATAGGATGCATAAGGAGGAGCTAAGGACAAGAAATCGTAGGGATCGCCGACCGGCAAATGAATTAGATAAGTTGCACAGAGATCAATTTTGTGATTGGTTCCGGGGCTTTGTAAGTGTTATTTTAAGTTCAATAATATAACacttgattttcatttttaagcATTTCTCTTGTTTTACTCATCGTTACGAACAATGTCCAAATATCAGGTTGAGAACATGGATGACTCACGAAGAAATGAACTTGATGATAAAATTAAATCTCATTCCATAGGTCTTGTAAAGCTGGCCCTAGAATTTAAGCGATATGTAACGAATGGCATGATGTTTCGCATTAGAGATTCTGAAAATGGTAAATCAACACAAAATAACGGAGTTTGTGTATCCACTGAAGATGACACCCCATACTACGGCCAATTAACACGCATAATTGAGGTGCAGTATTATGATGGATCTCGATATGTACTCTTCAAGTGTGATTAGGCAAACATTGCTCTGGGTAGGGGTTACAAGAATGATGAATATGGCTTTATCCTTGTGAATTTTTCACGTCTAATATACACTGGGGAGCGGATTACTGATGACCCATTTGTATTGGCTTCCCAAGTTTCCCAAGTATATTATGTAGCTAATGAAAGAATCCCGAACTGGGTTGTTGCTGTGACTACAAAACCAAGAGACGTATTTGACGTTGGTCAAGGCCGTGTGAATGACGATGATGTGGATAACTATTGTGACACTGAgcctttcaatttcaacattgaAGCAGCACTTGAGGATGCTATTGATAATCTCGTATGGGCTCGAAATGACATAGAAGGAATAACACTTAATACCCCTGAGGAATTGAGAGAGGAAATTCATCATGGTGAAAGTCAGCATGACCCTACGTAGTCGTAGTTATGTATTCTATTTTGAAATGTGAGTATGTCCATGTAGGTGTGTGGATTTAAGTGTTTTCATGATTGCTGATGCATTTATATGTTTATTACGTACCTTGATGTTATTAGTCTGATATAATGTTACTTTGTATAGGCATATGGCCCCAAAGACACGATTGAGGACTACCCGATCTACACAGCCTGTTGAGGTCCCTACACAACATGCTTCCATAGATGAGGGGCCTTCACTAGAAGGAACCACTAGCAACGGTGATTTAGGAGATTTTCTCCCTAACGAGGATCTGGAGCAGACAGTCTGCACGCATAGGGAGTTAGACACCGACGGTATGTGTAACAAatggttgtattttttttaataattcaaaatatattttacaaacTCTAACATTATATTTCTCTTCTACAT harbors:
- the LOC133879844 gene encoding uncharacterized protein LOC133879844; translation: MNKSWMTKNKWSEKYVRGVNEFLEFAFNNGAINGTIRCPCTRCANGTSWVRGMVYAHLINYGICQGYTCWYAHGEQLGAISSQATNTPIHWEPIHDSSSGMRDMLHEVFPTHDLEQDPGLSQCPISEMGDETEGVYEDRQGASEGTQKFYNFLNDANKPLYEGCTEYTKFSAILLEILNKMLPSDASLPKNTYEVKKYMRKLGLGYEKIPVCVNGCMLFWKDNENAENCKVCGKSKWNQNKDGVESSQKLKRKPKKVLRWFPLKSRLQRLFMSSKTALHMKWHAEKRTDDGILRHLADALAWKAFDSKYPDFASDSRNVRLGLATDGFNPFGNMSTSYSRKSPSFKIDVYLEPLISELKELWDVGEPTYDVSSNQTFTIHAALMWTINDFPAYGDVSGWSTKGRFACPCCMGGWRKEARSFDGTQELDHPPPMPTGDEIWRQVQGIDSVIEAIRKRPNIVQVDCDKQLIWKKQNNLKARLDLKKMGLRPELHPVPKAANKTYLPAACFTMTKKEKKDFLKVIQNVKVPDGYASNVSRCAKVEECSLVGLKSHDSHILMQQLMPIALRGSLTKKVVEPLIALSGFFKEICSKTLRLEDLDRLES